The stretch of DNA ATCGGGAAATCCCTTGTCATGGCAGGGTGTGAGCACCAGCTGGCTCTTGCACAGATATGGATCAGGAGGCAGTGCCAAATGCTGCCAATTAGGAACTGCTCCTAAATTTAGATGTCCATGCTGCGCAAGTGGAAATGGCAGTTCAAGGGACAAACCAACATCGTTGTCTTGATATAAGGATAACAAGAGTAAAGCACTTCTAGGGCTGCACTTTCAGGGTGAAAAAGTACTGGCTGAATACAGTTTGTTTTTCCATCCTCATTAAAAATTATCTAGAAATCATTATTCTGTTGCCCTCATCATTATCAGAGATGTCTTTGGGAGACTGGCAGTCTCTTCTTgcttccctccctccaccccattttaaaaatattcattgttGCAGGAATATATCTTTCAGGACTGTTGGCCCAACTCCACTGCTGGTGTGTAAGGCTGATTGTCTTCAGAGGAGTTACACCAAAAATGCATTTGGCCTTTTGTGCTTGGAGTATAATTGGTGGAACTGGCTAAAATCTGGGTTTGTCAGCCTGCAATTAGAGCAATAGGGACATAGTTTTCAACAAGACTAGTGATTTATGCTCTACTTCAGGAGTGAAACTCAAGATTACTTAAACTGATCTTTTCTCCCAAATATCAGAAACCTGCCTGGAGTCTCAAGTAGGGCTTGGGATAAAGAACCTTCAGTGAACTCCATCATACTTGTTGTTTATTGGTAATTAGGTTAGGTAGCCCATATCATTAATCACTCTGAAAAGTTATATGTGTATTTTATATGGCAGCCATCAATATATTCACTTTGATGTTGGTCTCAACCTACATTGGAAGAAGTCTTGACCTCCCTCATTACTTTCCTGAATGTTAAATTCCCATCAGGTTAGTGTGGATTACGCCCAGAGCACCAAGATATGATACATTCCCGAAGCATGTTCCCACTGATATAATTAAGCAGTTTGGATCAGATCCTTATCTGGTAGAAATTGGCATAGCTTCTCTGAAGGCAAGAGGGAAATGGACCCTATTTTGTAATAGCTGTAGCCCTGCAGATGAGTTCCCAATGATTTTATCTATGGCTATTAAAGATCCTCTTTGGGGAGCATTTGTACAGCTGCATCTTTAGGACTCTGTGACCTCTAGCTAATCTCACAAGAGGCCTTTCCTCAagagcagccatgaaaaatGCTCCTAAAATGATTGAAAAATATGTTCATTAAAGCCATGTGAGCgtttttcctcttcaaaaaCCTTCCAAGCATCCATCCCTCCGCGGTGTCTGCGGTGGCAGTTCCCATCTctggccacagccccctgccagcccagaCCCTACACTTGCTGCCTGTGGCCTTCAGCAGCCACGAGAGGCTGGAAGCGAACGCCCACGTAGAAAACCTGGTATCTGTGCTTCCACACCACGAAGCACGTCAGGAGGCACACCAGGGCTGCCACCAGGTTGAGAGCCATCTGCAGAAGGAGGTACAGGCTGAGCATGCTGGTCAGGCTGCCACAGTCAGCTGCGTCCTGGTACACGAAGGTCCGGCCCAGGGGGTCTGCAGTGTCCAGTTTGCACTGGCAGGACTCCCGGATGGCATCGCAGGTGAACTTGGTCAGCTGCAAGTAGTGGTGTGCAGCAAAAGCCACTGCCAAAACACAGGCAACCAGAGCCAGGGCACtcagaagaaaatacagcagctgaaggaaaggaaaaaaaaacaaacaaaaaaaaaagagataaaaccCCTTTTCTAGCTTTGTAGAGATTGAGGAACACACAAGGAATGCAGCGCATGGACTTCGCAGGGAATGTGTACCCACAATGTTCTGTCTGGAGACTGGCTGCTTCAACAACTGCAAGGCTCCTTATCATGAGAATTTCAGCAGGTCATCTCAAGAGTTTGCCTTGCATGTTTTATATGTGCATTGCCTTGCAATTTTGAGACCTGGGGAGAGCACCAAGGAACTGGTGTGTCCATACATCAAGAAGCTTTATAGAGAGGGAGCGAACATTTTCCTCTCCAGTCATACCTGCATTGACGGGACTCACGGTCATCAGCTGAGACAAATTAGTGCCTggaagcagagctgagcagacTGAGCCTTGGGCTGCCATCTtaccccaggctgtgctgagctttAGGTGGTTTCAAGACTTTGCTCATGTGTTATTCTCAGTTTGCATGTCCAAACAAATCTGATTTATACTTGCAAATCAGGCAGTGGGGTGGCTGATCTCCTGCTTGTGGCCCTGTGGATGCAGCCAGCCTGTTTGCTTCCCAGGTCCCACTGTAGAATGGGAATGCAGATCTCCACAAAATAGTGTGTGCTGTGCTCAGTCTGCTTCCAAAACCTGTCCCATAAACATGGGGAAGTCTTTCACAGGCATGAAAGGGCAGCAAGCACTTTCTTTTCCCAGTGCTATGGTGTGAGAAGGACAAAGGTCCGCTCATCACCTCCACTGCTCCTCACAACAGTGTCAGCTTAAAAATAGCATGGCTTTTATCAAGGGTAGCTCTGCAGAGTCCACCCCCACAAACACATGGAAACTGGCAGCAAGTCAGAGCCTTTGACACTCCGGGATTCACCTGAGAGCTTTGGATACCAGCACATATGGACTTCCCTTTGCTTTTGATAGGTGGAACTGGCAGTTGCTGCACTGCGTACAAAATATGTGTGAATGTATATTAAAATCATACTCTATGTTTTGccaaaattgcattttttggTTCTGTTCAGCActgtaaaaacatttattttccttggcGTCTTATCTGTCAGACACATGGCATGGTTTGGAATCTGTTATTTTAAACAGcagcttctctctctctttctctctcttaaCCTCAATACTGCAAGCAAAATATCaatataaaagcattttttatgaCCTTGAAACTCCAAGTATGTATGTCTTGATAAAATTCACACTCCTGGTGTATTTTCTTATATCTACAGTGTGAATCTATCTTCTGTTTGGTTGCcagcttgaaaaaaataaattttgggaTTATTGCAGGTCCTGAAGCACTATGTACATTTTCCCCCTCATATCACCAAATTCTTACTGAGAGATCTTAGTTTCCAAGACTTGGCTGCTATTAAATTTAATGACTTCCCCTGTGGCCTTAAACCAAGGGCAGCTTCAAAATGAGGGTGGCTCTTACTAAACACAATTACTTTGCCCCTGCAGCTTTCAAGGGAGGGGTCCATGGGAAAGGTGAAGCTGGAAAATGGGGCCACCTCCTCGTATGAAGCATACAAAAGATGGAGTGCTGCTGACTGATGGACCCCCTCCAAACCAAGATGTGGTAATTCATAAGCCAATGGAATTGTTTTCAAAGATGGTGAAAATGTGTTCTatggggaaaacagaaaatggacAAACCTTGGTGGTTCTGTGATATAGAAATCCTGGTGGAAGTCCCTGGATTCAACCCAGCAGAAGGCTGAATCAGGCCTCCCTAAGAGATGAGATACTAAGCCAAGACTACACCATGTGCCTAATTCTTCCTTGGCAGGTATTTTATTTAGCTGCCAACTTCTATCCAAAGTCAGGACACAACAGCCTAATCCATGCTCCAGGTACAGTAAGGGAGaatttttctgttgtgtttctAAAGGGAAGGAAATCTCAGAGTCTGAATACACAGGCAGCTCTTACAATAATCCTTGGAAGCAAAGGGAGATGCATGGGGGACACAGGGCAATTTCCAAAAAGCTTATTATTCTTACAAGATGTTTGCAGAGGAATCTCTCTGCAAGCTGCTGTAAATGAACACGTTTCCAAATATCAAAGGTGAGCCAAATGCAAGCACTGCCTCTGAGGGAGCACAAGACAGTGAGTGCTGAGATTCCATCAGCAGATTAATCACATGCCAGACCTGGAGGCAACTTCAGCATCACAAATACAACTGCATGGTGGGCGCTGCCCAGGAACCAGGACTTGTCACtggaaaactgttttttaaCAGCTTCAGAGAGATAGATAGGCACTGCAATTGCTGCTTAAAtagaaggagaaaagggaagtgGGGAGAGACAGTGTACAATGAGATCAGAGCACGGCAGCTCATCTTCCTTCGTGTTCCTCATATGAGCAAGAGACATTTTAGCAATATTTACTGGCAATAGTTTTTGTCATGactaaattgaaataaataacaGGAAGATGGATTAAGTTCCTCATGGAAAAGGCTTCTCATAGTTATCAGAGGTGAAGGCAGAGGGGTTTTCAGAGGTGGAGCAGGAGGCCTGTTTTGAGGGCGGTGGTGGCTCAGGCATGAGCCCCCGCAGGAAACAGGAGCTGTGGTGTGTCACAGCGTGAGCAGAGGGTGTCACTACCCCACAGGGCACCGTGGGGAGGACCACAGGGACTGATCTGTCAAATGTCAGCACACAGCCCAGGAAGTCCACAGGGTGGCTCAAGATTTTCCTGCGAGGCACTGGCTGTCCCTCCCCTCGGGTGGCCTCCCTTTCTCAGGGACACATGGCGTGCTGTGGGTACCCACAGCAGTCTCGGGAAGGGGCTTCTGCCGAGAGCAGTTCTCACACCTCCTCCTTTAACAGGACCCAGGGCTCATGCAAGTGTGAAATGAAAGAAGAAGCTGCCAAGaggcaggaaggcagagaggagagCACAGGTCTCCTCCTGTTTTCCACCTCGAGGGAGTCACTCACAATGTCAGCTTGGGGTTTGACCCAAATCTCCCAGGccttgtgtgtgtctgtgtgtgtctgtgtgtgtgtgtgtgtgtgtgtgtgtgtgtgagtgtgtgtgtctgtgtgtgtgtgtgagtgtgtgtgtgtgtgtgtgtgtctgtgtgtgtgtgtgtgtgtgtgtctgtgtgtgtgtctgtgtgtgtgtgtgtgtgtgtgtgtgtgtctgtgtgtgtgtgtgtgtgtgtgtgtgtgtgtgtctgtgtgtgtgtgtgagtgtgtgtgtgtgtgtgtgagtgtgtgagtgtgtgtgtgtgtgtgtgagtgtgtgtgcgtgtgtgagtgtgtgtgtgtgtgtgagtgtgtgtgcgtgtgtgtgtttgtgttttcctcCTCTCACAGCGATCCTTGGGGTGCTTGGGACACTCCAGGGAAGTTCAGCCAAGATTTTCCTGTTGGATGACGCTTGGCTGATGGGAACCAGCCACCAGTGTGAGGGCAGGACCTGGGCCAGACCCCGTAAGGACAGTCGGAGCAGATTGGGCTGAACCCAACTGCAGTGCTTGATGAAGCATCAGGCCCTCAAGGAGAAAAGAACAACCCTCTGAACAATCTGTCTCATGACTGCAATCTTGCATCCTCAGCCTTGTCATAGCTAATGCTCATTTTTAGAGCATTCAGAGACAGCCTTTAACTGAAATTCGAAGATTCCAGAAGTGATACTGGAGATATAGATGAGTCCAATGTGATCAAAGCCCTGGAGGTGAGTTTTAGCTCCTACTTTGTTAAAATAGATGTGAGCCCTTCAGGCAGAAGCCATTTGTCCTGTTATCCAGCtcccgtggggcaggagaggtgAACGGCCTGGGAATGATGGAGTTCTGTGGCATGCTGCAATAGGAAATGCTGGgaagggggattttggggaggagggTGCCTTGGGCAAGCAACAGTCCACGGGCTATTGACTGAACCAGGGAGACTtaagctccagctctgccaggtgACAGGAATGGCCCATTTTACATCACCTCGGGAGCAATTCCAAGTCGTCAGTTTTCCTACTGGGAACGATGGTTTACACCCCTTACGGTCAGGGTGTGTGGCAGAGACATCTGAGCTGCCCAGCCCGACATGCCGTTCCCAACACGAGGGATGACTCCCTTCCTGCCTGGATGCCAAATTCAATTTAGTGCTGCGGGGCAGGCAGTAAAAAGCCTGGCGTGGCAGCCCCCGCCCAGCCCAGTAACCTTCCTTGGGGCTGGAAAGGTGACAGGGGACAATGCAGAGGCAGCCACAGGGCAGGCACAATTGttcttctccctttctttctttaagtACTGGAGAAGCTTGAGAAAGACACAAAAGACACACCGGGGTCTAATTTCTAAGGGAGGATGGATGGTTTGAAAAGCTgctccttgcattttgtttccttctgcctttttccAGTTAATAATCACTGTTATTTTGTGCTGCTTGCGTCGGTATTTTTCTCGGTTATTATGTGTCTGCAAAATATTAAGAGCCCTGAAAATTACaataataaggaaaaacagCCGAGGAAAAACGGTATTAAAAACCAGAGTTCTCAGCCCTGCTCTTCTAGTTGCTCACCAGTGTCAGCAAAGCAGTTTTGGAGACAAAGGTGGGGTATGGTGCAGTTCCTCCAGTGCTCAGACGGGAATTTGCTTTGTGGAAGAATGCATGTCCCCGTGCTTTCTGAGTACTTTCccattaaatattaaaacttGGCTTAAGTGGACTCATTTTATGCCACCCTTCTTCTTACCCTGCTCACTGCCTCCACTTAATCTCCTTAAATTCTCTGAACACTTCCCAAATTATTCCAGCTTTGTCTATATTCCTAAAACATGGTGAATAAAATGGTATCTTGTTTGAAATTATATTAGAGTTTCCCCTTTACAGGATACAGTTTCTTCCTTGGCTGCCTGGAAAGTAACAGAAAACCGTTCCTGTATTTCAGGtatattttcacttcttttcctgtggttttaaaatattccctGTATCAACTTTTCTGATATTTAAtgacatgaggaaaaaaaaaaagtttaaaaaatgttaagGTACCTTCATTGTGAACTGCATACATGTCTTCTCATCGGGTTGGTATGAAATACAAAGCATAACAAATCCCACTAAGGCCACCACACAGACCTGCAAGGGAAGAGACATAAAATGTGTCaaggttaaaaaaaccctacaaaacaCAATTTTCCCCCTGCCCCCAAGCCAAGACACCTTTGTGTGTTTTCAGGACCATAACCCAAGAAGCAGCGTGGAAGCAAAGTCATCAAAGACGCAGCACAGCAACGGCCCCGGGATGTGTGTTGGGTTTTTGCccataaaaccatcaaaaaagAGCAGAAGGCTTCTGAAGTTGGGCTTGCAAGCCCAAAGAGCACCATCCTATGTAGATCTGGGAGCTGAAAGGGATTTTATGTCACCCATGCAAGTTTTAAATCATTAAACCATGGCTGCCACTGGGTAAGAAGCAGCGGAGTTTATTGCAGGGGCTTTCACCCTCTTCTAGAGTGGACACCTTACTAAAGAAGGTATCCATCTCCCCTGCAATCTGAAGCTGTGTTTTAGCCTTGTGACAGTAATTGCTGAAGGTTAAAAGTAATGGAAAAGTATTTGCACACTTGTTTATTCATTTAGCCATCTTTATAATTAATTCTGGATTTATTTGCAGGAGCAGGTACTCACAGGTTGGCATTTTCCATGTAAGAAGGGAAGATCCTCCTCTGAGGAACTGGCCCAATAaatgtgatttgtttttttgtgtttagaaAACTCCGTGTGGCCCCACACTGTGATAAGCACTCCAGTCAAGTGCCCTCCTCTGCTACTTTTTGGAGGATCAGTGAATAAACTTCATAGGAAGACTCAGGAGCAGCAGACTGCTGCTTTTTGGCAGTTCATCCCCTGAATGGAGGAGATGGGTACCCAGGCACCAGGTGAGAGCTCCTTGTGGGGCTGGATCTGGGCATGAGAGGCTgtgggcagctggagctgtgttcAGAGGAACATGTGCACATTTGAGCTGCCTTGGAGAAACAGGTGAGTTGTTGGCATGCACATGGTTTTAAATGACCCTTCAAATCACACCTTTAAAAGCCATTTTAGATGTGATGAGCCTTAGTGGGGACTTTGGATGAGATCAGGCACTGTTCTTTCAGAGGTCCTCTCTAcatgcagggccaggagcaaGTCTTTACCCCTCTGTTAGGAGCATTTTGGTTATAAATGACAGCTATTAAATTCTCAGTGACTACAGCAagattctgtattttttttacccCTCCATTTTACTTCTGAAGTTTGGAAGAGTTGCCATTAATTTGAGCATTAATACACTGCTTTCCCGGAGCAGTGGGATTTGCCCTCTTtggccagagctgtgtgtgagctgcCTTTGCCAAGGTGGGGCTATGCCACAGAGATTCCTGCAGGAGTGTGGGGCTCCatcacagctccatccccacctgCATGCCCTGGAAGCACTGCTCACACCCAGATTTCTGACTCTACAGGGAGCTTGACCTGCAGTGAAAAATGCCCAGCTGGCCTTTTGGACAGTAATGGATAAACACGTTCTTTTTATGATCTGTTGCAGAAAGTATCAAACTTTTTCCATCTGCAATGCTGGTGCAAGGCCCAAGACAGCAGCCCTGCAAAGGAGAAGTGCCTCCCAACACACAGAGCCATGTCCCTCAAGAACCTGGGTGATTAGTAACACTTTTCCCCATGAAGTTTTATTTCATGTCATTTCAGTGGGACATGAATAGGAAGTATTGCCTGAGAACATTTCTAAAGAATGCGTCAGTATTATTTACTCCTTTCCATGTCATGTGTATTTATATTCTGGTCCTGTGACTTATACACGGCCtccaatttatttctttctttctttttattgttgACAGCCGTAGCTGACAGGGTtgtctggggaaaaaacaacctTTCTTGTCAAAGGTCCTTcagtgctggggtttttttgccctGTAGTGCTTCTGTGTGACTCAACCATGTTTTATTTCTCGGGATTAATTGTCTATGTCCTTGGTCCCTTGCACTGCATATTAATCTTTTAATTCAATTAACATGCCCATAAAACTTAAATCTCAAGAGATCCTATTGCTGATAATATCCAAATTATAAACTCCCCCAGTGCCAGTAATGGCTGAAGAACCTGCACCAAGAACTTAAAAAacaatacaaacaaacaaacaaaaccaaaaaaacttaAACACACTGTCTTAACATCATATCCCCAAAATTCATGACAAATC from Poecile atricapillus isolate bPoeAtr1 chromosome Z, bPoeAtr1.hap1, whole genome shotgun sequence encodes:
- the LOC131573210 gene encoding sarcospan-like, yielding MGKEEKKTQHSTSPNTQSQTGKAPGGEKSTGSTQESAMMKKKKKQKKAKGDPKTGQEEESHTCCGCRFPLLLALLQLALGTSVTVLGFLMAGISSSLLVRDTPYWAGIIVCVVALVGFVMLCISYQPDEKTCMQFTMKLLYFLLSALALVACVLAVAFAAHHYLQLTKFTCDAIRESCQCKLDTADPLGRTFVYQDAADCGSLTSMLSLYLLLQMALNLVAALVCLLTCFVVWKHRYQVFYVGVRFQPLVAAEGHRQQV